One segment of Campylobacter concisus DNA contains the following:
- the rpsB gene encoding 30S ribosomal protein S2 codes for MVTMRDLLECGVHFGHQTRRWNPKMKKFIFGERKGIYIIDLQKTIRYFRYTYNIVRDAAAEGKSVLFVGTKKQAIDAIKEYAEKCGMPYVNHRWLGGMMTNFGTIRQSIRKLEVIETMEEDGSINLLTKKEALMLRRKKEKLIATLGGIRNMKSLPDMIFVVDTVKEKIAVQEANRLKIPVVAPIDTNCDPDVVDYPIPGNDDAIRSVQLFCQEMAEAINEGKSLLEQDGGEQVAGEEVSQDEKDAVVAEAMSEEDFGEDEE; via the coding sequence ATGGTAACTATGAGAGATTTATTAGAGTGTGGCGTACATTTTGGTCACCAAACACGCCGCTGGAATCCAAAGATGAAAAAATTTATCTTTGGCGAGAGAAAAGGTATCTATATTATAGATCTACAAAAGACTATCCGCTACTTCCGCTACACTTACAACATTGTTCGTGACGCAGCTGCTGAAGGTAAGTCAGTGCTATTTGTTGGTACTAAAAAACAAGCTATCGATGCTATCAAAGAGTACGCTGAAAAATGTGGAATGCCTTATGTAAATCACCGCTGGTTAGGTGGTATGATGACAAATTTTGGTACTATCCGCCAGTCTATCCGCAAACTAGAAGTTATCGAAACTATGGAAGAAGATGGTTCGATAAATTTGTTAACTAAAAAAGAGGCTTTAATGCTTCGCCGCAAAAAAGAGAAGCTTATCGCAACTCTTGGCGGTATCCGCAATATGAAAAGCCTACCTGATATGATATTTGTTGTTGATACAGTTAAAGAAAAGATCGCTGTTCAAGAGGCAAATCGCCTAAAGATCCCAGTTGTAGCACCGATCGATACAAACTGCGATCCTGACGTTGTTGATTATCCGATCCCAGGAAACGATGACGCGATCCGCTCTGTTCAGCTTTTCTGCCAAGAGATGGCTGAAGCAATCAATGAAGGTAAATCACTTCTTGAGCAAGATGGTGGCGAGCAAGTTGCTGGCGAAGAAGTAAGCCAAGATGAAAAAGACGCGGTTGTAGCTGAGGCTATGAGCGAAGAAGACTTTGGCGAGGACGAAGAATAA
- a CDS encoding DUF4198 domain-containing protein — protein MKIGKILTAIMLTGAFYMAQAHMFWVNGANDEKLGKFIANMGYSDDFPKLEPIMAERVHLFAPITVISKDGSKKKLTQSGENYRYEGERLDKGTYILLAQQNPMYSLKKRSDGKWLIDKTKLDLKDLSDIQICRLMTITSKRVLNLGETDDFVTKPIGVKIEIAPLQNTAEFRVDKPFKLQVFADGKPLKRAKLTGTFAGFLDHKHAFYGMTDEQGITEVLALRPGFWVFEVIYERPYPDAAKCDKETLKTTLSFEIKE, from the coding sequence ATGAAAATAGGTAAAATTTTGACCGCCATTATGTTAACAGGAGCCTTTTATATGGCGCAAGCACACATGTTTTGGGTAAATGGAGCTAATGATGAAAAGCTAGGAAAATTTATCGCAAATATGGGTTATAGCGACGATTTTCCAAAGCTAGAGCCTATTATGGCCGAACGCGTCCATCTTTTTGCGCCAATTACTGTAATAAGTAAAGATGGTAGCAAAAAGAAGCTTACACAAAGTGGCGAGAACTACCGCTATGAGGGCGAAAGATTAGACAAAGGCACATATATCTTACTAGCACAGCAAAATCCTATGTATTCGCTTAAAAAACGTAGTGATGGTAAGTGGCTAATAGACAAAACTAAGCTTGATCTAAAGGATCTAAGCGATATACAGATTTGCCGGCTGATGACGATAACATCTAAGAGAGTCTTAAATTTAGGTGAAACAGACGACTTCGTAACTAAACCTATTGGAGTTAAAATCGAGATCGCACCGCTACAAAACACAGCGGAATTTAGAGTAGATAAGCCTTTTAAATTGCAGGTTTTTGCTGATGGAAAGCCGCTAAAGCGAGCTAAGCTAACTGGTACTTTTGCTGGATTTTTAGATCATAAGCACGCATTTTACGGTATGACAGATGAGCAAGGCATCACTGAAGTGTTAGCTCTAAGACCAGGATTTTGGGTATTTGAAGTTATTTATGAAAGACCTTATCCAGATGCTGCGAAGTGTGATAAAGAGACGTTAAAAACGACGCTTAGTTTTGAGATAAAAGAATAA
- the accA gene encoding acetyl-CoA carboxylase carboxyl transferase subunit alpha translates to MSNYLDFEKSIKQIDEDIANAKIRGDEHAVEILNKNLSKEISKVYKNLNEYQRLQLARHPDRPYSIDYINALLIDGYEIHGDRAFRDDPAIVCYIGYIGGKKTVVIGEQKGRGTKNKLRRNFGMPHPEGYRKALRVAKMAEKFNLPILFLIDTPGAYPGVGAEERGQSEAIARNLFEFANLKTPIIAVVIGEGGSGGALAIGVADRLAMMKNSVFSVISPEGCAAILWNDPAKQEQATKSMKITADDLKSLSLIDAVIDEPINGAHRDKDGAAKVLANYFISELAELEKLDMNDLVAKRIEKILSIGAFEE, encoded by the coding sequence CGATGAACATGCTGTTGAAATTTTAAATAAGAATTTATCAAAAGAGATATCAAAAGTATATAAAAATTTAAACGAATATCAACGTTTGCAACTTGCTCGTCACCCAGATAGACCATATTCTATTGATTATATTAATGCACTTTTGATTGATGGATATGAGATTCATGGAGATAGAGCATTTCGAGATGATCCAGCGATAGTTTGTTACATCGGCTATATCGGAGGCAAAAAGACTGTTGTTATAGGCGAGCAAAAAGGCCGTGGCACTAAAAATAAATTAAGAAGAAATTTTGGTATGCCTCATCCTGAGGGTTATCGCAAGGCTCTTAGAGTTGCAAAAATGGCTGAGAAATTTAATCTACCCATTTTATTTCTCATAGACACTCCAGGCGCATATCCAGGTGTTGGAGCTGAAGAGCGAGGACAAAGCGAAGCTATAGCTAGAAATTTATTTGAGTTTGCAAATTTAAAAACTCCAATAATTGCTGTTGTTATTGGCGAAGGTGGAAGTGGTGGCGCATTAGCTATTGGCGTAGCTGATAGACTCGCTATGATGAAAAACTCCGTTTTTTCAGTTATTTCGCCAGAAGGCTGCGCAGCAATACTTTGGAATGACCCAGCTAAACAGGAACAAGCTACAAAATCTATGAAAATAACAGCTGATGATTTAAAAAGTCTATCACTGATTGATGCTGTTATAGATGAGCCGATAAATGGAGCTCATAGAGATAAAGATGGTGCTGCAAAAGTACTTGCAAATTATTTTATCTCAGAGTTAGCTGAGCTTGAAAAGCTTGATATGAATGATCTTGTAGCAAAAAGAATAGAAAAAATTCTCTCTATCGGAGCATTTGAAGAATAA
- a CDS encoding acetyltransferase — protein MPYENFKSKNHLVLKITTNARKFGVETLQNEEFVSILLNVKKLEISSEKRQAMAEIFAKLIKIEEDSQLSK, from the coding sequence ATGCCTTACGAAAACTTTAAATCAAAAAATCATCTTGTGCTAAAAATCACTACAAATGCAAGAAAATTTGGCGTAGAGACGCTACAAAACGAGGAGTTTGTAAGCATTCTTTTAAATGTCAAGAAGCTTGAAATTTCATCCGAAAAAAGGCAAGCAATGGCAGAAATTTTTGCTAAGTTAATAAAAATCGAAGAAGACTCACAATTAAGTAAATAA
- the pgeF gene encoding peptidoglycan editing factor PgeF, giving the protein MRENLEIVFDKNGVLAGFTNRFGGVSEGAFESLNLADHVGDDPLKVAQNREILATALGIMPVSLKFMNQIHSNRVEILQDFNDDLPPCDGVITPLKDVALCVLVADCAPVLIIDEHLGVVAAVHAGRAGITSKICTNAVRLMTSEFGCRASNLRVFIGANIKVQNYEVGKLDLGEFNRYKNDGKFDINAALLDEFAKLGVEQISLDPRCTFERDELFSYRKQSRTGRFCGFVMNRVASINTKK; this is encoded by the coding sequence ATGCGTGAAAATTTAGAGATCGTCTTTGATAAAAATGGCGTATTAGCTGGCTTTACAAATAGATTTGGTGGTGTGAGTGAGGGCGCTTTCGAGAGCTTAAATTTAGCAGATCATGTTGGCGATGATCCACTAAAGGTCGCACAAAATCGTGAAATTTTAGCAACGGCGCTTGGCATTATGCCCGTTAGTTTAAAATTTATGAACCAAATCCACTCAAATAGAGTGGAAATTTTGCAAGATTTTAACGATGATCTACCTCCATGCGATGGTGTGATAACACCATTAAAAGACGTGGCGCTTTGCGTCTTAGTTGCTGACTGTGCGCCTGTTTTGATAATAGATGAACATCTTGGCGTAGTCGCAGCTGTGCATGCGGGGCGTGCAGGCATTACTAGTAAAATTTGCACAAATGCAGTGCGGTTGATGACGAGTGAGTTTGGTTGCCGCGCTAGTAATTTACGCGTATTTATAGGCGCAAATATCAAAGTGCAAAACTACGAAGTAGGCAAGCTAGATCTTGGTGAATTTAACCGATATAAAAATGATGGAAAATTTGATATAAACGCAGCTTTATTAGACGAATTTGCTAAGCTCGGGGTAGAGCAAATATCGCTAGATCCTCGTTGCACTTTTGAGAGAGATGAATTATTCTCATACCGCAAACAGAGTAGGACCGGGCGTTTTTGCGGATTTGTGATGAATAGAGTTGCATCAATAAATACTAAAAAATAA
- a CDS encoding CbrC family protein — MNKFQEKYITLSKEYYKNNGNASSIEALYQFKEELENCDDICAKYVLVDVYQLLSMRKSAYDLLLKIHDKSDKKQLKTLGYLVQFIDENDRWALPRPKSRGQILAQEDKATTLPKFIYHPNPLKTGAFKDDMSIVCECCGKDTEVYYSGSIYCEQDISYLCPTCISSGKAAKKFDATFVQDADKLNTSDAKKDDELFRRTPGYESWQGEHWIACCDDYCEFLGDVGIKELEEMGIADEVFEDYTKRAEYDDKMLREHLVKAGDIAGYLFCCLHCKKYHIYVDAC; from the coding sequence ATGAATAAATTTCAAGAAAAATATATCACTCTTTCAAAAGAATATTATAAAAATAATGGCAATGCTTCTAGTATTGAGGCACTCTATCAGTTTAAAGAAGAGTTGGAAAATTGTGATGACATTTGCGCAAAGTATGTTTTAGTCGATGTTTATCAGCTTTTATCTATGAGAAAGAGTGCTTACGACTTACTTTTAAAAATACATGACAAAAGTGATAAAAAACAGCTAAAAACACTTGGCTATCTAGTGCAATTCATTGACGAAAATGATAGATGGGCACTACCTCGCCCAAAAAGTAGAGGCCAAATTTTGGCTCAAGAAGATAAAGCCACCACGTTACCAAAATTTATCTACCATCCCAATCCTTTAAAAACTGGCGCATTTAAAGATGATATGAGCATCGTGTGTGAGTGTTGTGGCAAAGATACTGAAGTTTATTATAGTGGTAGCATTTATTGCGAGCAAGATATTTCGTATCTTTGTCCTACTTGTATTTCTAGTGGTAAGGCTGCTAAGAAATTTGACGCTACATTTGTGCAAGATGCTGACAAACTAAATACAAGTGATGCTAAAAAGGATGACGAACTCTTTAGAAGAACCCCGGGCTACGAGAGCTGGCAGGGCGAGCATTGGATAGCTTGTTGTGATGATTATTGCGAATTTTTAGGCGACGTTGGAATAAAAGAGCTTGAAGAAATGGGTATAGCAGACGAGGTCTTTGAGGACTACACAAAAAGAGCCGAATACGACGATAAAATGCTACGCGAACATCTTGTTAAAGCTGGCGATATTGCCGGATATTTGTTTTGTTGTTTGCATTGTAAGAAGTATCATATATACGTTGATGCTTGTTAA
- a CDS encoding riboflavin synthase, giving the protein MFNGLIREIAQVVSYSQNILRLKANFRPNLGDSIAVNGACLSVIKLHEDGFSVELSAESRANIAVENLKERVHIEPAMKLGDRVDGHLMQGHIDFIGKISNIKKNENGVDFYIDLPCEAMSLMSNKGSVGVEGVSLTINEILPKGIRLTIIPITFRDSLFCTFKVGRRVNIESDLLARYVARQLFCKQDSGLSWDDVERISSLY; this is encoded by the coding sequence ATGTTTAATGGCTTGATCCGTGAGATCGCACAGGTTGTTAGTTATTCACAAAATATTTTAAGACTAAAGGCAAATTTTCGTCCAAATTTAGGCGATAGCATTGCTGTAAATGGTGCTTGCCTGAGCGTAATAAAACTACATGAAGATGGCTTTAGTGTGGAGCTAAGCGCAGAGAGTAGGGCAAATATTGCGGTTGAAAATTTAAAAGAAAGAGTGCATATCGAGCCAGCTATGAAGCTAGGAGACCGAGTAGATGGGCATTTGATGCAAGGACATATCGATTTTATCGGTAAAATTTCAAATATCAAAAAGAATGAGAATGGGGTTGATTTCTATATCGACCTGCCGTGTGAGGCTATGAGCTTGATGTCAAATAAAGGTTCGGTGGGTGTTGAGGGCGTGAGTCTAACCATAAATGAAATTTTGCCAAAGGGTATAAGGCTTACAATCATACCAATCACTTTTAGAGATAGTCTTTTTTGCACTTTCAAGGTCGGCAGGCGCGTAAATATCGAAAGCGATCTTTTGGCTCGATACGTAGCTAGGCAGCTTTTTTGCAAGCAAGATAGTGGCCTTAGCTGGGATGATGTTGAGCGAATTTCTAGCCTTTATTAG
- the tsf gene encoding translation elongation factor Ts: MEITAQMVKELRESTGAGMMDCKKALGEANGDMEKAVDILREKGLGQAAKKADRLASEGLVSVEVCSKCKKATISEINSETDFVARNPQFQALAKDATAHIQSSGIKTVEELNASTLNGVKFEDYFKTQIATIGENLVVRRFETIIADDKGVVNGYVHSNGRVGVLIGAACESVEVANKAADFIRNLCMHAAAMKPSVISYKDLDKDFVEKEFIALRAELEKDNEELKRLGKPLHHIPEYASRCQIGEAELAKATKAIEEELKAEGKPEKIWDKIIPGKIERFYADNTVLDQRLTLLGQFYVMDDKKTIEQVIEEKSKELGGKIEIVKYVRFELGEGLEKKVDDFAAEVAAQIG, from the coding sequence ATGGAAATAACTGCACAAATGGTAAAAGAGCTCCGCGAATCAACCGGAGCTGGCATGATGGACTGCAAAAAAGCACTTGGCGAAGCAAATGGTGATATGGAAAAAGCTGTTGATATCCTTCGTGAAAAGGGCCTAGGCCAAGCTGCTAAAAAGGCTGACCGCCTTGCAAGCGAGGGCTTAGTAAGTGTTGAAGTTTGCTCAAAATGCAAAAAAGCAACTATTAGCGAGATCAACTCTGAAACTGACTTCGTTGCTAGAAATCCACAGTTTCAAGCACTTGCAAAAGATGCAACAGCTCACATCCAATCAAGCGGCATAAAAACAGTTGAAGAGCTAAATGCGAGTACTTTAAATGGTGTTAAATTTGAAGATTACTTCAAAACTCAGATCGCAACCATCGGTGAAAACCTTGTAGTTCGTCGCTTTGAGACTATTATTGCTGATGATAAAGGCGTGGTAAATGGTTATGTTCATTCAAATGGCCGTGTTGGTGTACTTATCGGTGCAGCTTGCGAAAGCGTAGAAGTTGCAAATAAAGCAGCTGATTTTATAAGAAATTTATGCATGCATGCAGCTGCTATGAAGCCAAGCGTTATAAGCTACAAAGACCTTGATAAAGATTTTGTTGAGAAAGAATTTATCGCACTTCGCGCTGAGCTTGAAAAAGACAATGAAGAGCTAAAACGCCTAGGTAAGCCACTTCATCACATCCCTGAGTATGCTAGCCGCTGCCAGATAGGTGAGGCTGAGCTTGCAAAAGCTACGAAAGCGATCGAAGAAGAGCTAAAAGCTGAGGGCAAACCTGAGAAAATTTGGGACAAGATCATCCCTGGTAAGATCGAGAGATTTTATGCTGACAACACAGTGCTTGACCAACGCCTTACACTTTTAGGTCAGTTTTATGTAATGGACGATAAAAAGACTATCGAACAAGTTATCGAAGAGAAGAGCAAAGAGCTTGGTGGCAAGATCGAGATTGTAAAATACGTTCGTTTCGAGCTTGGCGAAGGCTTAGAGAAAAAAGTAGATGACTTTGCTGCAGAAGTTGCTGCTCAAATAGGCTAA